In a genomic window of Anaerohalosphaeraceae bacterium:
- a CDS encoding PEP-CTERM sorting domain-containing protein, which translates to MKKLVSLVLVLGMASMASAGIQLVVLGPDTIGIESSDTLAWSAVIGWSAQLDVIAEGFTEAGQGGLTSSMPYGVQNGADLGLDQLGMVYLKALAPAGTPTDMIEAGIQYTVKFANVPGFGTEDMGLGRVDLISEDLGTILQTFYVIPEPASMLLLGLGGLFLRRK; encoded by the coding sequence ATGAAGAAACTGGTAAGTCTGGTTCTGGTTCTGGGGATGGCTTCGATGGCAAGTGCGGGGATTCAGCTTGTAGTTTTAGGCCCGGATACAATAGGCATCGAGAGTAGCGATACGCTAGCCTGGTCAGCAGTAATCGGCTGGTCGGCACAACTTGATGTAATAGCCGAAGGTTTTACAGAAGCAGGTCAAGGCGGATTAACATCCTCGATGCCATATGGTGTCCAAAATGGTGCAGATCTTGGTCTTGACCAGCTTGGAATGGTCTACCTCAAGGCTTTGGCCCCTGCAGGAACGCCGACGGATATGATCGAAGCTGGCATTCAGTATACGGTTAAGTTTGCGAATGTGCCGGGCTTTGGTACAGAGGACATGGGCCTTGGAAGAGTAGATTTGATCAGCGAGGATTTGGGGACCATTCTTCAGACATTCTATGTCATTCCGGAGCCGGCATCGATGCTGCTGCTGGGTCTGGGCGGCCTGTTCCTTCGCCGCAAATAA
- a CDS encoding GxxExxY protein yields MTEEIFLHKNLTESLIAAAMEVHTKLGHGFLESVYEAAMAVELDLRKIPYEQQKPLPVFYKGKKLKDFVCDFLVDQKVLLELKAMKTISAAEEAQVLNYLKAGGLKVGLLLNFGEPSLKIRRFVL; encoded by the coding sequence ATGACTGAAGAAATTTTTCTGCATAAAAATCTGACGGAATCGCTCATAGCGGCCGCTATGGAGGTTCATACAAAACTTGGACACGGATTTCTCGAAAGTGTTTATGAAGCCGCGATGGCCGTTGAACTGGACCTGCGAAAAATACCCTATGAGCAGCAGAAGCCGCTTCCCGTGTTTTACAAAGGGAAAAAACTGAAAGATTTTGTCTGCGACTTTTTGGTTGATCAGAAAGTTCTGCTGGAGCTGAAGGCAATGAAAACGATATCCGCTGCAGAGGAGGCCCAAGTACTAAATTATCTCAAGGCCGGCGGCTTAAAGGTCGGACTCCTGCTGAATTTTGGTGAACCCTCGCTGAAAATCCGACGCTTTGTCCTCTAA
- a CDS encoding nucleotidyltransferase family protein, producing the protein MKKRLTLIKLFFMVSLHHIQQHREEIRRIAAAHGAEKVWIFGSVAAGRTNASSDLDLLVRMRPDASLLDRIALMQELEALLGVKVDAVNENALHPSLRQTILQESIPL; encoded by the coding sequence TTGAAAAAGAGACTGACCCTGATTAAACTGTTTTTTATGGTTTCTTTGCATCACATCCAGCAGCACAGGGAGGAGATTCGGCGGATTGCCGCCGCACACGGCGCGGAGAAGGTCTGGATTTTCGGCTCTGTGGCTGCCGGCAGAACAAATGCATCCAGCGATCTGGACCTTCTGGTTCGGATGCGTCCGGATGCGTCTTTGCTGGACCGGATTGCTCTGATGCAGGAGCTGGAAGCCCTGCTGGGGGTCAAAGTCGATGCCGTCAATGAGAACGCCCTTCATCCTTCACTTCGTCAAACCATCCTGCAGGAGAGCATTCCCCTGTGA
- a CDS encoding DUF86 domain-containing protein, whose translation MKRDFLYLTHIAESIRRIEDYTRCGKEAFVNSTLVQDAVIRNFEIIGEAVKNISDDTLERQPHIPWRQIASFRDVLIHGYMGVDLNEVWNVIERDLPPLKEAVNALLHS comes from the coding sequence GTGAAGCGAGATTTTCTTTATCTGACTCACATTGCTGAGAGCATCCGCCGAATCGAGGATTATACCCGGTGCGGAAAAGAAGCATTTGTGAACTCTACTCTGGTGCAGGATGCCGTGATACGCAATTTTGAAATCATCGGAGAGGCCGTCAAGAATATCTCTGACGACACGCTGGAGCGTCAGCCCCATATTCCCTGGCGTCAGATTGCCTCCTTTCGGGATGTGCTCATCCACGGATATATGGGTGTTGATTTGAATGAAGTGTGGAATGTGATTGAACGGGACCTTCCTCCGCTCAAAGAAGCCGTAAACGCCCTGCTTCATTCCTAA
- a CDS encoding PEP-CTERM sorting domain-containing protein → MMKKLLSLILVLGMVSMASAGIQLVVVGPDTIGIESSDTKAWSAVIGWSAQLDVIAEGFTEAGQGGLTSSMPYGVQNGADLGLDQLGMVYLKALAPAGTPTDMIEAGIQYTVKFANVPGFGTEDMGLGRVDLISEDLGTILQTFYVIPEPASMLLLGLGGLFLRRK, encoded by the coding sequence ATGATGAAGAAGTTGTTAAGTCTGATTCTGGTTCTGGGAATGGTCTCGATGGCAAGTGCGGGGATTCAGCTTGTAGTTGTAGGCCCGGATACAATAGGCATCGAGAGTAGCGATACGAAAGCCTGGTCAGCGGTAATCGGCTGGTCGGCACAACTTGATGTAATAGCCGAAGGTTTTACAGAAGCAGGTCAAGGCGGATTAACATCCTCGATGCCATATGGTGTCCAAAATGGTGCAGATCTTGGTCTTGACCAGCTTGGAATGGTCTACCTCAAGGCTTTGGCCCCTGCAGGAACGCCGACGGATATGATCGAAGCTGGCATTCAGTATACGGTTAAGTTTGCGAATGTGCCGGGCTTTGGTACAGAGGACATGGGCCTTGGAAGAGTAGATTTGATCAGCGAGGATTTGGGGACCATTCTTCAGACATTCTATGTCATTCCGGAGCCGGCATCGATGCTGCTGCTGGGACTGGGCGGTCTGTTCCTTCGCCGCAAATAA
- a CDS encoding FtsW/RodA/SpoVE family cell cycle protein codes for MLTAGFLLTAVGVAVIYAAGHPEPLEPQTPYLNTETPDEADTQPAETDSSATSSTRAAKLASLWKKQIFYVLIGFVGMITVNLIGYRRLGPVSYGLYAAVLVLLAILLVDMVIDIPFVPYREGRARRWIEFSIGSHTFFQIQPSEFCKIAFILALAYYLRYRKNYRRLLGLIGPFALTFLAMVLILLEPDLGTVILMMPILFAMLFAAGAKGWHLLLIIGLAILTSPFLWMSMKDYQRMRISSLVLQSPKVRAMAREHPTLARILVGRPERLYNWKEGGGYQLLQAKQAIASGGLFGYGFARGPYVQDDFFFLPDKHNDFVFAIVAHQFGLVGCLFILLLYGVIFAAGMEIAWRNTDPFGRLVAVGITTMFAVQVFVNIGMTLGLMPITGLTLPFISYGGSSLLTNYIALGLLNSIGQYRPFSVAQKPFEFLPETS; via the coding sequence ATGCTGACAGCCGGGTTTTTGCTGACGGCCGTCGGCGTTGCCGTGATTTATGCAGCCGGCCATCCGGAACCTTTGGAACCGCAAACCCCCTATCTTAACACTGAAACTCCCGATGAGGCGGATACACAACCGGCTGAAACGGATAGTTCGGCGACTTCTTCCACACGGGCCGCAAAATTGGCCTCTTTGTGGAAGAAACAGATATTTTATGTCCTGATAGGTTTCGTCGGGATGATTACTGTCAATCTAATCGGCTACCGCCGGCTGGGGCCTGTTTCTTATGGTCTGTATGCGGCTGTGCTGGTTCTGCTGGCAATTTTGCTGGTGGATATGGTTATCGATATCCCGTTCGTGCCTTACCGGGAGGGCCGGGCCCGCCGCTGGATTGAGTTTTCCATCGGCAGCCATACCTTCTTCCAGATCCAGCCGTCGGAGTTCTGCAAGATTGCCTTTATTCTCGCCCTGGCGTATTACCTGCGCTACCGCAAAAACTACCGCCGGCTGCTGGGACTTATCGGACCCTTTGCCCTGACGTTTTTGGCAATGGTGCTGATTCTGCTGGAGCCGGATTTGGGGACGGTGATTTTGATGATGCCGATTCTGTTTGCGATGCTGTTTGCGGCCGGGGCCAAGGGTTGGCATCTGCTGCTGATTATCGGCCTGGCCATTCTGACCAGTCCCTTCCTGTGGATGTCGATGAAGGATTATCAGCGGATGCGGATATCCAGTCTGGTTTTGCAGAGTCCCAAAGTGCGTGCGATGGCCCGCGAGCACCCGACACTGGCACGGATCCTGGTCGGCAGGCCCGAACGGCTGTATAACTGGAAAGAGGGCGGGGGCTACCAGCTGCTGCAGGCCAAGCAGGCCATCGCCTCCGGCGGGCTGTTCGGATACGGCTTTGCCCGCGGGCCATATGTGCAGGACGACTTTTTCTTCCTGCCGGACAAGCACAACGACTTTGTCTTTGCTATTGTGGCCCACCAATTCGGTCTGGTCGGGTGTCTCTTTATCCTCCTGCTGTATGGGGTGATTTTCGCGGCGGGGATGGAGATTGCCTGGCGGAATACCGACCCGTTCGGGCGGCTGGTGGCCGTCGGCATTACCACGATGTTTGCCGTGCAGGTCTTCGTCAATATCGGAATGACGCTGGGGCTGATGCCGATTACTGGTCTGACGCTGCCGTTTATCAGCTACGGCGGCTCCAGTCTGCTGACCAACTATATCGCTCTGGGGCTGCTGAACAGCATCGGCCAATATCGGCCTTTCTCCGTCGCCCAGAAGCCCTTTGAGTTTCTGCCGGAAACCTCTTAA